A genomic stretch from Candidatus Methylomirabilota bacterium includes:
- the selA gene encoding L-seryl-tRNA(Sec) selenium transferase: protein MATPEQQPGLLLRQIPSVDEVLHEPVVQRILEAHPRWLVVEAVRETLEECRQKLLALLRQGVETTPPDLSTLLSEISLRVLHRARPSLRRVINATGVILHTNLGRAPLSPEAQARVQEVAQHYSTLEFDLGQGTRGSRQLHVEGLFTRLTGTEAALTVNNNAAAVLLSINTIAEGREVIVSRGELIEIGGSFRVPDVMRKAGGTLREVGTTNRTHPKDYEEAIGERTALLLKVHPSNFHIIGFTSEVSLLELVTLGRQRGVPVMMDMGSGALTDLTPFGLTGEPTVQEAVKTGVDLITFSGDKLLGGPQAGICVGRKTLIERLRKNPLARAVRIDKLSLAALEATLRAYLEGEKGLATIPTLAMITCPLEQIRQRAERVRDGLQAQAHPSVRVTMEEQRSEVGGGALPTASLPTYCVALQSTQHPPHRLEAALRRTDPAVVGRIKEEKVLLDLRTVQDEEVRLLIGTVGPILANTVEL, encoded by the coding sequence ATGGCTACCCCTGAGCAGCAACCGGGTCTGCTCCTTCGACAGATTCCCTCGGTCGACGAAGTCCTCCACGAGCCCGTTGTCCAGCGGATCCTTGAAGCGCATCCCCGATGGCTAGTCGTCGAAGCGGTCCGTGAGACCCTGGAGGAATGCCGGCAGAAGCTCCTGGCCCTCCTACGTCAGGGGGTAGAGACCACCCCGCCAGATCTCTCAACCCTGCTCAGCGAAATATCCCTCAGGGTCCTGCACCGAGCCCGGCCAAGCTTACGCCGCGTGATCAATGCGACCGGGGTGATCCTGCATACCAACCTGGGCCGGGCCCCACTTTCTCCCGAGGCCCAGGCCCGAGTGCAAGAGGTTGCGCAGCATTACTCGACCCTAGAATTCGATCTCGGGCAGGGGACCAGGGGCTCGCGCCAGCTCCACGTGGAGGGGCTCTTCACCCGCCTCACCGGTACCGAAGCGGCCCTGACGGTCAACAACAACGCCGCTGCGGTCCTCTTGAGCATTAACACAATCGCCGAAGGTCGAGAGGTCATCGTCTCTCGGGGGGAGTTGATCGAGATCGGGGGTTCCTTTCGGGTCCCGGACGTGATGCGAAAAGCCGGCGGAACCCTCCGAGAGGTGGGGACCACCAACCGGACCCACCCCAAAGACTACGAAGAGGCCATTGGGGAAAGGACCGCCCTCCTCTTGAAGGTCCACCCCAGCAACTTTCACATCATCGGCTTCACCAGTGAGGTCTCCCTCTTGGAACTCGTGACGTTAGGTCGGCAGCGAGGTGTTCCGGTAATGATGGACATGGGGAGCGGTGCCCTCACTGATCTGACCCCGTTCGGTCTCACCGGGGAGCCAACCGTCCAAGAAGCTGTGAAGACGGGTGTGGACCTGATCACCTTCAGCGGGGACAAACTCCTCGGAGGACCCCAGGCAGGAATATGTGTGGGGAGAAAGACCCTGATCGAGCGCCTCCGGAAGAACCCGCTGGCCCGTGCCGTCCGCATTGATAAGCTCTCGCTCGCAGCCCTCGAGGCCACCCTCCGGGCGTATCTCGAAGGGGAGAAAGGGCTCGCCACCATTCCCACTCTTGCGATGATCACGTGCCCCCTCGAACAGATTCGCCAGCGGGCGGAGCGGGTGCGTGATGGCTTGCAAGCGCAGGCACATCCATCAGTCCGGGTGACGATGGAGGAGCAACGGTCGGAAGTTGGAGGGGGTGCGCTTCCCACCGCGAGCCTCCCGACTTACTGTGTTGCGCTTCAATCGACCCAGCACCCCCCGCACCGACTCGAAGCCGCCCTGCGGCGTACAGATCCGGCCGTGGTGGGGCGGATCAAGGAAGAGAAGGTCCTCCTCGATCTTCGGACCGTCCAGGATGAGGAGGTGAGGCTTTTAATCGGGACCGTCGGCCCGATCCTTGCAAACACGGTGGAGCTATGA
- the tmk gene encoding dTMP kinase, with product MRGLFFTFEGVEGSGKTTQLRRLSATLRQAGQRVAETREPGGTSLGDAIRSILLATRNLEMVAETELFLYLASRAQLCREWIVPALNAETIVVCDRFADATVAYQGYGRGLDLKLIRTINRVATGGLTPDLTILLDLDPREGLRRVRERGQVPLPESLLDRLEAEALEFHDRVRKGYLQLAREEPHRFQIIDATQSEEAIAAEIWARVEPLIGSWTVQGGRR from the coding sequence ATGCGCGGGCTGTTTTTCACCTTCGAAGGTGTGGAAGGGTCCGGAAAGACCACCCAGCTCCGACGGCTGTCTGCCACGTTGCGGCAAGCCGGACAGCGGGTTGCGGAGACCCGAGAGCCCGGAGGAACATCCCTCGGCGACGCAATCCGGTCGATTCTGCTCGCGACGCGCAATCTGGAGATGGTGGCCGAAACCGAACTCTTTCTCTATCTCGCCTCTCGCGCGCAGCTCTGCCGGGAGTGGATCGTCCCAGCCCTGAACGCGGAGACTATCGTCGTCTGCGATCGATTCGCCGATGCCACGGTCGCCTATCAAGGATACGGTCGAGGATTGGACCTGAAGCTCATCAGGACGATAAATCGAGTGGCCACGGGCGGCCTCACGCCGGATCTGACCATTCTGCTCGACCTCGACCCACGCGAGGGACTCCGCCGGGTAAGGGAACGAGGCCAGGTCCCACTTCCCGAGTCCTTGCTGGATCGCCTGGAGGCAGAGGCCTTGGAGTTTCACGACCGGGTTCGGAAGGGGTATCTCCAGCTCGCCCGAGAAGAACCACACCGATTCCAGATCATCGATGCGACACAGTCGGAGGAGGCGATCGCCGCCGAGATCTGGGCGCGGGTGGAGCCGTTAATCGGCAGCTGGACGGTTCAGGGAGGAAGGCGATAA
- the ricT gene encoding regulatory iron-sulfur-containing complex subunit RicT yields MVVKVYIDEREREQFYKADELSLDLGAEVVVEYAERLRVGKVVGKVPYFPLHKLKQPLKPVMRLATPEDLERFRRMTAREGEARQLGVRLAAGRQCPMKIVHVRSSSDGNKLTVFFTAEERVDFRDLVRDLSHRLRAKIEMKQIGVRDEAAITGAGLGSCGRTLCCKSWLPSFHPVTMKMAKEQKLSLNSTKITGVCGRLKCCLAYEYPIYSELVRHLPKVGQPVDTPQGPGTVQAQDILAEAVTVQLDAGVSLRVTLEEIMQIATARYHERGGGHQCNKCGNGGCGGDGCGNGRCRANATTHGESGEMSGFGEQ; encoded by the coding sequence ATGGTAGTCAAAGTCTATATCGACGAGCGCGAGCGAGAGCAGTTTTACAAAGCAGACGAACTGTCCCTGGACCTAGGGGCCGAAGTGGTGGTGGAGTACGCCGAGCGGCTCCGCGTGGGCAAGGTGGTGGGGAAAGTACCCTACTTCCCTCTCCACAAGCTCAAACAGCCCCTGAAGCCGGTGATGCGCCTGGCGACCCCGGAAGACCTGGAGCGGTTCCGACGAATGACCGCACGAGAGGGAGAGGCACGCCAGCTCGGTGTGCGCCTCGCGGCAGGACGGCAGTGCCCCATGAAGATCGTGCACGTCCGCTCGAGCAGCGACGGAAACAAACTCACGGTCTTCTTCACGGCTGAGGAGCGAGTGGACTTCCGGGACCTGGTCCGGGATCTGTCCCATCGCCTCCGGGCCAAGATCGAGATGAAGCAGATCGGGGTGCGGGATGAGGCGGCCATCACCGGGGCCGGACTCGGATCATGCGGGCGGACGTTGTGCTGCAAGAGCTGGCTCCCGAGCTTCCATCCCGTGACCATGAAGATGGCCAAGGAGCAAAAGCTCTCTCTGAACTCCACCAAGATCACCGGGGTTTGCGGTCGTCTGAAGTGCTGTCTGGCGTATGAGTATCCCATCTACAGCGAACTGGTACGGCATCTGCCCAAGGTGGGCCAGCCGGTAGATACTCCTCAGGGACCAGGCACCGTGCAAGCGCAAGACATCCTGGCCGAGGCGGTAACGGTCCAACTCGACGCGGGGGTGTCGCTCCGCGTCACCTTGGAAGAGATCATGCAGATTGCAACCGCCAGATACCATGAGCGGGGGGGCGGCCACCAGTGCAACAAATGTGGCAACGGCGGTTGTGGCGGGGATGGATGCGGCAACGGCCGTTGTCGGGCCAACGCAACGACCCATGGGGAGAGCGGGGAGATGTCAGGGTTCGGGGAGCAATGA
- a CDS encoding YdcH family protein — protein sequence MNETEAHLFARLKEEDSEFRRLAEKHRDFDQKIMEFDRVYYLTSDQERKRKELQKMKLSIKDEMYTIMRQHIQAQNATVIPSGSSGPSQDGGYQRKG from the coding sequence ATGAATGAAACGGAGGCGCACCTCTTTGCGCGGCTGAAGGAGGAAGATTCCGAATTCCGCCGCCTCGCCGAAAAACACCGCGACTTTGATCAGAAAATCATGGAGTTCGATCGGGTCTACTACCTGACCAGCGACCAGGAACGCAAGCGCAAAGAGCTGCAAAAGATGAAACTCAGCATCAAGGACGAAATGTACACCATCATGCGGCAACATATACAGGCCCAAAATGCAACCGTTATCCCATCTGGATCCTCTGGGCCGAGCCAGGATGGTGGATATCAGCGAAAAGGCTGA
- the moaC gene encoding cyclic pyranopterin monophosphate synthase MoaC, which translates to MQPLSHLDPLGRARMVDISEKADTDREAIARGAIHLKSQTLRMILEKSIPKGDVLSVARVAGIMAAKGVDRLIPLCHPLLITSAEVTFSPHAKRGMIEIESRVKVNGKTGAEMEALTAVSVAALTIYDMCKAVDKGMTIENIRLVSKRGGRSGQYRRAGEKA; encoded by the coding sequence ATGCAACCGTTATCCCATCTGGATCCTCTGGGCCGAGCCAGGATGGTGGATATCAGCGAAAAGGCTGATACCGACCGTGAGGCGATAGCCCGAGGCGCCATCCATCTGAAATCCCAAACCCTCCGGATGATTCTCGAGAAATCGATTCCCAAAGGAGATGTCTTGTCCGTAGCCCGCGTCGCCGGGATCATGGCTGCGAAAGGAGTCGATCGTCTCATCCCGCTTTGCCATCCCCTTCTCATCACGTCGGCAGAGGTCACCTTTAGCCCCCACGCGAAGCGCGGGATGATCGAGATTGAGTCCCGGGTGAAGGTGAATGGCAAGACCGGGGCCGAAATGGAGGCGCTCACCGCAGTCTCCGTCGCCGCCTTGACCATCTACGATATGTGCAAGGCGGTGGACAAAGGGATGACCATCGAGAACATTCGACTCGTCTCCAAGCGTGGAGGAAGGAGCGGCCAATACCGCCGCGCCGGCGAAAAGGCCTGA
- a CDS encoding substrate-binding domain-containing protein — MTRTRALAFSGLLIGVLLLLAVVEASAAEKRLRLSTTTSTENSGLLVALIPPFEARFGLQVDVIPVGTGKALKLAEGGDVDVTLVHAPELEEQFMKQGFGVNRRYVMYNDFVIVGPPHDPAGIKNAPDAKSAFQRIAQTKNLFISRGDRSGTHIKELNLWGKTGLSPSLPWYLESGRGMGAVLIIADQKRAYTLTDRGTFLSFRQKLDLAVLVEGDPALFNPYHVIATNPERHPHVNYLGAMLLIGWLTSPEGQEVIAIFGTEEFGRPLFTPAAIPHR, encoded by the coding sequence GTGACACGAACCCGGGCCCTGGCTTTTTCCGGACTCCTCATCGGCGTTCTACTACTCCTAGCCGTCGTGGAGGCGTCGGCGGCCGAAAAGCGACTCCGTCTCTCAACCACCACCAGCACGGAAAATTCTGGCCTCCTTGTTGCGCTGATTCCACCTTTTGAGGCTCGATTTGGGCTCCAAGTGGATGTGATTCCCGTGGGGACGGGCAAGGCCTTGAAGTTGGCCGAGGGGGGGGACGTGGATGTCACCTTAGTGCATGCTCCCGAACTCGAGGAACAGTTTATGAAGCAGGGTTTTGGGGTGAATCGCCGTTACGTCATGTATAACGACTTTGTCATCGTCGGCCCTCCGCATGATCCGGCCGGGATCAAGAACGCACCAGATGCCAAGAGCGCCTTCCAGAGGATTGCCCAGACCAAGAATCTGTTCATCTCGCGCGGCGACCGGTCCGGGACACACATCAAGGAGCTCAACCTTTGGGGAAAAACAGGTCTCAGCCCGTCACTCCCGTGGTACTTGGAGTCAGGGCGCGGAATGGGCGCGGTGCTTATCATCGCGGACCAGAAGCGGGCTTACACCCTTACCGACCGCGGAACCTTTCTGTCCTTTCGCCAGAAGCTCGACCTCGCGGTTCTCGTAGAGGGGGATCCTGCTCTGTTCAATCCCTATCACGTAATCGCAACAAACCCGGAAAGGCACCCGCACGTCAACTACCTCGGTGCCATGCTCCTCATCGGCTGGCTGACTTCTCCCGAGGGTCAGGAAGTTATCGCAATATTCGGCACGGAGGAATTCGGCCGACCGCTCTTTACTCCCGCGGCGATTCCGCATAGGTGA
- a CDS encoding acetoin utilization protein AcuC produces MTSSTQAVFFYTPKYGEFDYGPTHPMKIGRLKLTHALADAYGLFEPPHVRLADVTAATEEDLLRFHTKEYLEALRVADEGLPQPHLWRFGLGTSDNPIFRGLYTWSALSAGASVHAARLLASGETACAFNIAGGLHHAASNRASGFCYIDDAAVAISYLASRGLRVAYVDIDAHHGDGVQNAFYDTDQVLTVSIHETGLTLFPGTGFPEEIGTGKGEGYSVNVPLAPETDDEIFIWAFEETVPSVLEAFRPDIVVTQLGIDAHRADPLSNLRLTMGGFLRAATLLKQIAPRWLALGGGGYSLANVPRAWTAVWALMTGIEIPPELPAAFLPGFRSHGCTETSLTDPPYRTEGTRKEEAWQYAQAQVKRVHELIFPRVGVPR; encoded by the coding sequence ATGACCAGCTCGACTCAGGCGGTTTTTTTCTACACCCCAAAGTACGGGGAGTTTGATTACGGCCCAACCCACCCTATGAAGATTGGCCGCCTGAAGCTTACCCACGCCCTGGCCGACGCTTACGGCCTCTTTGAGCCTCCCCATGTCCGCCTGGCAGACGTGACGGCGGCCACTGAAGAAGACCTCCTCCGCTTCCATACAAAAGAGTATCTGGAGGCTCTACGGGTGGCGGATGAAGGGCTACCCCAACCCCACCTCTGGCGCTTCGGCCTCGGCACGTCAGATAACCCCATATTCCGGGGTCTATACACGTGGTCAGCACTTTCGGCCGGGGCCTCCGTGCACGCAGCCCGGCTCTTGGCCTCCGGGGAGACCGCGTGCGCGTTCAATATCGCCGGAGGTCTCCACCACGCGGCATCCAACCGCGCCTCCGGCTTTTGTTACATCGACGATGCCGCCGTGGCGATCAGCTATCTGGCCAGCCGCGGACTGCGAGTGGCCTACGTCGACATTGACGCCCACCATGGAGACGGGGTTCAAAACGCCTTCTATGATACGGATCAGGTTCTTACTGTCTCTATCCATGAAACGGGCCTCACCCTCTTCCCCGGCACCGGATTCCCGGAGGAAATCGGGACCGGAAAAGGGGAGGGATATTCGGTCAACGTCCCCCTCGCCCCAGAGACCGACGACGAGATCTTTATCTGGGCCTTCGAGGAGACGGTTCCTTCCGTCCTTGAGGCTTTTCGTCCCGATATTGTCGTCACCCAGTTGGGGATCGACGCCCATCGGGCCGATCCCCTGTCCAACCTCCGCTTGACGATGGGGGGGTTCCTCCGAGCAGCCACGTTGCTGAAGCAGATTGCTCCCCGGTGGCTTGCCCTGGGGGGCGGCGGGTACTCTCTCGCCAATGTCCCCCGAGCCTGGACCGCGGTCTGGGCTCTCATGACCGGGATCGAGATCCCACCAGAACTCCCAGCCGCTTTCCTTCCCGGATTTCGGAGCCACGGGTGCACAGAAACCTCCCTCACCGATCCGCCGTACCGCACTGAAGGGACGCGGAAAGAGGAAGCATGGCAGTACGCCCAAGCCCAGGTCAAGCGGGTACACGAACTCATCTTCCCCCGCGTCGGGGTGCCACGTTAA
- the holB gene encoding DNA polymerase III subunit delta' produces MGFADILGQGWAISLLRRAIQTGRIPHALMFTGPKGVGRFLTATTVAKALNCLGDVQGDCCDRCLSCTKIAKGVHPDVHLLAPEGSSLKIDQVRGLNQEATLRPYEGLRNVFILDQAETMTEQAQNALLKTLEEPPGRAVLVLIAPEVSALLPTLASRCSQIRFGPLPENVIAARLQEEGCDDAESHFLASLASGSLGRAQELRTSPLQEIRGLVEQAVALPAGRILPVLDLAERVVRQKETLSLFLEALLAWCRDLTVSKVTHRETLLVYRNSGAALRRQSERLALAQLLAMYHTVKQTLDGLGRYANPRLSLEVMFLKLRDLQAA; encoded by the coding sequence ATGGGTTTCGCCGACATCCTCGGCCAGGGGTGGGCGATTTCACTCTTGCGGCGGGCGATTCAGACCGGTCGCATTCCGCATGCCCTCATGTTCACCGGTCCGAAAGGCGTCGGTCGATTCCTGACGGCGACCACAGTCGCCAAGGCCCTGAACTGCCTTGGAGACGTACAGGGGGATTGCTGCGACCGATGCCTTTCATGCACCAAGATCGCCAAAGGAGTCCACCCGGACGTGCATCTGCTAGCCCCCGAAGGGAGTAGCTTGAAAATCGATCAGGTCCGCGGCCTTAACCAGGAGGCAACCCTCAGACCCTACGAGGGCCTCCGAAACGTATTCATCCTCGATCAAGCTGAAACCATGACAGAGCAAGCCCAGAATGCCCTGCTGAAGACCCTAGAGGAACCCCCAGGAAGAGCGGTACTCGTCCTCATCGCTCCTGAGGTCTCGGCGCTTCTTCCCACACTCGCTTCCCGCTGCAGCCAGATCCGCTTTGGTCCACTGCCCGAGAATGTTATTGCCGCCCGGCTTCAGGAGGAAGGGTGTGATGACGCGGAGTCCCACTTTCTGGCCAGCCTGGCTAGCGGGAGCCTCGGTCGCGCGCAAGAGCTTCGAACGAGCCCCCTCCAGGAGATCCGGGGGCTGGTGGAACAGGCCGTCGCCCTCCCGGCCGGCAGGATCCTCCCCGTGCTCGATCTGGCAGAGCGGGTCGTCCGCCAGAAGGAGACCCTCTCTCTCTTCCTGGAGGCGCTCCTCGCCTGGTGTCGGGATCTCACGGTTTCCAAGGTGACACATCGAGAGACGCTCCTGGTCTATCGAAATAGCGGAGCGGCCCTGCGACGCCAAAGCGAACGGCTCGCACTCGCCCAGCTCTTGGCGATGTATCACACGGTGAAGCAAACCCTGGATGGACTCGGCCGATACGCGAACCCTCGGCTCAGCCTCGAAGTGATGTTTCTCAAACTCCGGGACCTTCAGGCAGCCTGA
- a CDS encoding ABC transporter permease yields the protein MDYLWEGLVQAGILIITFNPEVYQITWLTLQISLGATLLASAAGIPLAVLLTEGSFPGKESVITLVNTLMALPTVVVGLSVFAFLSRQGPLGRLDLLFTPTAIVIGEFILATPIVAALTIAALRGVDPRVRETALTLGASRSGAARRVVLEARYAVVAAILAGFARVVAEVGSALIVGGNIRRYSRTLATAIALETGKGEFAFAIALGLILILLSLMTNISLRVLVPKA from the coding sequence ATGGATTATCTCTGGGAAGGTCTGGTGCAAGCGGGTATCCTCATTATCACCTTCAACCCCGAGGTCTACCAAATCACCTGGCTTACGCTGCAGATCTCCCTGGGGGCAACCCTCCTGGCTTCAGCGGCTGGGATACCTTTGGCGGTGCTGCTCACGGAGGGATCTTTCCCAGGCAAGGAGAGCGTGATCACCCTTGTGAACACCCTGATGGCTCTGCCCACCGTGGTGGTCGGCCTCTCGGTGTTTGCCTTCTTGTCCCGCCAAGGCCCGCTGGGGCGACTAGACTTGCTATTCACCCCGACCGCCATTGTTATCGGAGAGTTTATCCTCGCCACCCCCATTGTGGCGGCCCTGACCATCGCCGCCCTCAGAGGCGTGGATCCGAGAGTCCGAGAGACGGCACTCACATTGGGCGCATCCCGCTCAGGAGCCGCTCGCAGGGTCGTCCTAGAGGCCCGGTACGCGGTTGTAGCTGCGATCTTGGCAGGTTTCGCCCGCGTAGTTGCAGAAGTGGGATCCGCTCTCATTGTCGGAGGAAACATCCGCCGCTACTCGCGAACGTTGGCCACCGCGATTGCCCTGGAGACAGGCAAGGGAGAATTTGCCTTTGCCATCGCCCTCGGCTTGATTCTTATTCTGCTCTCCCTCATGACCAACATCAGCCTCCGAGTGCTGGTCCCGAAAGCTTAG
- a CDS encoding ATP-binding cassette domain-containing protein, with product MPFVLQDVDVKFGDRHVLAIESLAIRPGSITAVMGPNGAGKTTLLKVLAGLINPAHGSLAYGGAQVTPENVALLRHKVCLLHQTPLLFDTTVFENVAFGLKARRVPKADILQAVMQALTVVGCLDLMKRRARELSGGELKRVAIARALALNPEVLLLDEPLANVDQMTTKALEEVFGEIEKRGGTLIFSTHDPRLAHRLAHEIVVLTDGRLSPSPYENLFAGRPLTDRETSWFDTGRIRIAVPPGLSNTGHISIGSDEILLSRQPLQSSARNVFQGRLTRIEERTKGVLDVAVVAGESFTIRLTHQSLQELGLTVGDPVYITFKSTSVKPL from the coding sequence ATGCCCTTCGTGCTTCAGGACGTGGACGTCAAGTTTGGGGACCGACACGTTCTAGCGATCGAGAGCCTCGCCATCAGGCCTGGTTCGATCACTGCCGTGATGGGTCCGAACGGGGCGGGCAAGACGACGCTCCTCAAGGTGCTCGCGGGACTGATAAACCCCGCGCACGGGAGTTTGGCCTACGGGGGTGCGCAGGTTACGCCCGAGAATGTCGCGCTGCTTCGTCATAAGGTCTGCCTCCTTCATCAGACCCCGCTGCTCTTTGATACGACAGTTTTCGAGAACGTCGCCTTCGGCCTCAAGGCGCGCCGTGTCCCCAAGGCGGACATCCTGCAAGCGGTGATGCAGGCTTTAACGGTCGTGGGCTGCCTTGATCTCATGAAGCGGAGGGCTCGAGAGCTCTCTGGCGGAGAGCTAAAGCGCGTGGCCATTGCCAGGGCGTTGGCCTTGAATCCGGAGGTTCTCCTCCTCGATGAACCCCTGGCTAATGTGGACCAGATGACCACCAAAGCCTTGGAAGAGGTATTCGGTGAAATCGAGAAAAGGGGGGGGACTTTGATCTTCAGCACGCACGACCCCCGCCTGGCCCACCGACTGGCCCACGAGATAGTAGTCCTGACAGACGGCCGCCTATCCCCATCCCCCTATGAAAACCTCTTTGCCGGCCGCCCGCTCACTGACAGGGAAACCTCATGGTTTGACACTGGCAGGATACGCATCGCCGTACCCCCGGGACTGTCCAACACCGGGCACATCTCTATCGGTTCCGATGAGATTCTGCTGTCACGACAGCCACTTCAGTCCAGCGCCCGCAATGTCTTTCAGGGACGCCTGACACGGATCGAGGAGCGCACGAAAGGGGTGCTCGACGTCGCGGTGGTGGCCGGGGAGTCATTCACTATCCGCCTGACCCACCAGTCTCTCCAGGAGCTTGGGCTCACCGTCGGTGACCCGGTCTACATCACCTTCAAAAGCACCTCCGTCAAGCCCCTCTAG
- a CDS encoding helix-turn-helix domain-containing protein: MGQLMNTKEVAEYLGIHEKKVYYLAKRRKIPCTRVTGKWIFPRNLIDQWIEESARGLGRKQRQDERSFLLAAGSDDPSLGILRELYTGRLTATSLFLATTGSTEGIRAIRDGVADVALAHLLDPLTGEYNLPYLPELLPSGAVAVLLFYRELGLVVRPGNPLGIRAVADLARPGLRIINRQQGSGTRLYLDQELARLGINPHQINGYQTHVTTHLEVGLKVLQRETDVGVATQTAARLLGLDYSPLIRERFDILIAKERFFSRRVQALLDVVGSREFRTQVEALGGYETSESGRILVSDLTLQKDAP; this comes from the coding sequence ATGGGCCAGCTGATGAACACCAAAGAGGTTGCGGAGTATCTCGGGATCCACGAGAAAAAGGTCTACTATCTGGCTAAGCGGCGAAAGATCCCATGCACCCGGGTGACCGGCAAATGGATCTTTCCAAGGAACCTCATAGACCAGTGGATCGAGGAGAGCGCCAGGGGACTTGGAAGAAAGCAAAGGCAGGACGAAAGGTCCTTTCTTTTGGCCGCCGGCAGTGACGACCCGAGTCTCGGCATCCTCCGGGAACTCTATACAGGCCGCCTGACCGCTACCTCTCTATTCCTCGCCACCACCGGGAGTACAGAGGGTATCAGGGCAATCCGGGACGGAGTGGCCGACGTCGCCTTGGCCCATTTGCTCGACCCGTTGACCGGCGAGTACAATCTGCCATACCTCCCCGAGCTTCTTCCCTCCGGAGCGGTCGCTGTCCTGCTGTTTTACCGCGAACTAGGCCTGGTCGTGAGGCCTGGAAACCCGCTGGGTATTCGGGCTGTGGCCGACCTCGCCCGACCCGGCCTCCGGATCATCAACCGGCAGCAAGGATCAGGGACACGCCTCTATCTCGATCAGGAGCTTGCACGGCTCGGGATCAATCCGCACCAGATCAATGGATACCAAACTCATGTCACGACCCACCTGGAGGTTGGCCTGAAGGTTCTTCAAAGGGAGACCGATGTCGGGGTCGCAACACAAACGGCCGCTCGGCTCCTCGGCCTCGACTATAGCCCTCTCATTCGTGAACGTTTCGACATTCTGATCGCCAAAGAGCGCTTCTTCTCCCGGCGTGTCCAGGCCCTCCTGGATGTTGTGGGTTCGCGAGAGTTCCGAACCCAGGTCGAAGCCCTCGGGGGATATGAAACCTCTGAATCCGGTCGGATCCTCGTGTCGGATCTCACCTTGCAAAAGGATGCCCCGTGA
- a CDS encoding CPBP family intramembrane metalloprotease, which yields MKPEDDSDSLKKEGAPWGFWTTTGFSLVIGGTFFGVQALVLGVFAGIALSSNPDLAVAAIVSDLRSNGFFLAVATCVSSPVCIALTILFVRMKRGWSVREYLALRRIERAVLLKWLGFALLLAAFSDVLTVLMGREIVPDFVARAYETASFLPLLWIALVVAAPAFEEVFFRGFLFQGLQRSWAGPIGAVILTSIIFGIIHFQYDAYGMATASAIGLLLGTARLKTASIYPAVVMHSMINFIAVVEAAVL from the coding sequence GTGAAACCCGAAGATGATTCAGATTCTCTCAAAAAGGAAGGAGCGCCTTGGGGCTTCTGGACCACCACGGGTTTTTCTCTCGTCATCGGGGGGACCTTCTTCGGCGTTCAGGCTCTCGTGTTAGGCGTGTTCGCGGGGATCGCGCTGTCCAGCAACCCCGATCTGGCTGTCGCAGCAATTGTTTCGGACCTCCGATCGAACGGTTTCTTCCTGGCTGTTGCCACATGCGTCTCCTCGCCCGTCTGTATCGCCCTAACAATATTGTTCGTACGGATGAAAAGAGGCTGGTCCGTTCGAGAGTATCTAGCCCTGAGAAGGATAGAACGAGCGGTTCTTCTCAAGTGGCTGGGATTTGCGCTTTTGCTCGCAGCTTTCTCTGACGTTCTCACTGTGCTGATGGGACGCGAGATCGTTCCGGACTTTGTGGCTCGGGCCTATGAGACGGCTTCATTTCTGCCGCTGCTGTGGATTGCCCTCGTTGTAGCGGCTCCGGCCTTCGAAGAGGTATTTTTCCGTGGGTTCTTATTCCAGGGACTTCAACGTTCTTGGGCAGGGCCGATCGGCGCTGTCATCTTGACTTCCATCATTTTCGGCATCATCCATTTTCAGTATGACGCCTATGGGATGGCGACGGCTTCGGCAATTGGCTTATTACTGGGAACCGCACGGCTAAAAACAGCGTCAATTTATCCAGCCGTTGTGATGCATTCGATGATCAACTTCATAGCGGTCGTCGAGGCCGCGGTCTTGTGA
- a CDS encoding zinc-ribbon domain containing protein encodes MAFQDKILTCIDCEKQFAFTAGEQEFFAQKGFTNEPKRCKSCKSMRRGSGLAAGQREVFETVCSQCGQRTTVPFRPMPDRPVYCRPCYQVRRAGAVRELT; translated from the coding sequence ATGGCCTTTCAGGATAAGATCTTGACATGCATAGATTGTGAGAAGCAGTTTGCCTTCACCGCGGGGGAACAGGAGTTTTTCGCCCAGAAGGGGTTCACCAACGAGCCCAAACGATGCAAGAGTTGTAAATCGATGAGGAGAGGGAGTGGGCTAGCCGCAGGACAGAGGGAGGTTTTCGAGACGGTCTGCTCCCAGTGCGGTCAACGGACCACCGTTCCGTTCAGACCCATGCCCGATCGGCCGGTCTATTGCCGTCCCTGTTACCAGGTCCGGCGCGCAGGAGCGGTGCGGGAATTGACGTAG